In Apium graveolens cultivar Ventura chromosome 10, ASM990537v1, whole genome shotgun sequence, the following are encoded in one genomic region:
- the LOC141693120 gene encoding G-type lectin S-receptor-like serine/threonine-protein kinase At4g27290, which yields MRGTVIILLCSCLLSILMFSFAADTVTANQTISDGHTIVSAGGDFEMGFFSPQGNPKNRYFGVWFKKISNGTVIWVANRNSPIFNTSGVVRVSSRGIVVSTNQSTTVSIWTSNFSGSVKNPVAQLLDTGNLVFRDENEQQKFAWQSFDYPVDNFLAGMKFGYDLVSGIDRYFSSWKSEDDPSLGDYIHRLDKNGFPQLMVWKDSDAWYRYGPWVGSRFSGNSVLKPNGIYTTGFVITETEAYYYFNRVNSESPATRLTMTPGGLSSRYIWNRDKHIWTQYLTLQVRDCDRYGICGTNGVCNLNKSPRCECMTGFHPKKPEDWAEADWLSGCSRKVQLECGNDGDGFLKYIGVKLPDTRWSWYNMSMSLAECENKCLKDCNCTAYSNTDIRNGGTGCLLWFGGLMDMRGYSDDGQDLYVRMPASELKDNRKFRVKKHLWIILVPVPAVLTLMIGSFLWYAYKAKRLKRAEKVRPQEKEDLDLPSFSFMQIANATANFSNNNQLGKGGFGTVYKGILEEGQEIGVKRLSEDSGQGVDEFMNEVSCIAKLQHKNLVKLLGCCIEQGERLLIYEYLPNKSLDVYIFDEKMCQSLNWQKRYNIIIGIARGLLYLHQDSRLKIIHRDLKASNILLDHEMNPKISDFGLAKIFGENETQASTRRVVGTHGYMSPEYAIDGVFSVKSDVYSFGISVIEIITGKRNRSFDHPDHNLNLIGHVWKQYNECNLLEVVDSVVLESSNEHEVFRVIQIGLLCVQEYPEDRPNMSSTIMMLTSDDALPIPKQPGFFSERRNRRRIGSSQKAFTLNTISVSSLAPR from the exons ATGAGAGGCACTGTTATCATTTTGTTGTGCTCATGTTTACTCTCAATTCTAATGTTCTCCTTTGCAGCAGACACCGTGACTGCAAATCAAACCATTAGTGATGGACATACCATTGTGTCCGCAGGAGGAGACTTTGAAATGGGATTTTTTAGCCCCCAAGGCAATCCCAAGAATCGATATTTCGGTGTATGGTTCAAGAAGATATCAAATGGAACAGTTATATGGGTGGCTAATAGAAATTCTCCGATTTTTAATACGTCAGGCGTTGTAAGGGTCAGTAGCAGGGGAATTGTTGTAAGTACTAATCAAAGTACTACTGTCAGTATATGGACATCAAATTTTTCGGGATCAGTGAAGAATCCAGTGGCTCAGCTATTAGACACAGGGAACCTTGTTTTTCGTGATGAAAATGAGCAACAAAAGTTTGCATGGCAAAGTTTTGATTATCCTGTGGATAATTTCCTAGCAGGCATGAAATTTGGATATGATTTAGTAAGTGGCATTGACAGGTACTTTTCATCATGGAAAAGTGAGGATGATCCATCACTTGGTGATTATATTCATCGACTTGATAAAAATGGTTTTCCACAGCTAATGGTGTGGAAAGATTCAGATGCTTGGTATAGATATGGACCTTGGGTTGGCTCAAGATTTAGCGGTAATTCTGTACTTAAACCTAATGGAATCTACACAACCGGATTTGTTATAACTGAGACGGAggcttattattattttaatcgTGTCAATAGCGAATCTCCTGCAACAAGGCTGACAATGACACCAGGTGGCTTATCAAGTCGTTATATATGGAACAGAGATAAACATATTTGGACACAATATCTGACTTTACAAGTGAGAGATTGTGATCGTTATGGGATTTGTGGAACAAATGGTGTTTGCAATCTTAACAAGTCTCCTAGGTGTGAATGTATGACTGGGTTTCATCCGAAAAAGCCAGAAGATTGGGCAGAAGCAGATTGGCTTAGTGGCTGTTCGCGCAAAGTTCAATTGGAATGTGGAAATGATGGAGATGGTTTTTTGAAGTATATTGGTGTAAAATTGCCAGACACACGATGGTCATGGTATAACATGAGCATGAGCCTTGCAGAATGCGAGAACAAGTGCTTGAAGGATTGCAATTGTACAGCCTATTCAAATACAGATATTCGAAATGGGGGAACTGGATGCTTGTTATGGTTTGGTGGTCTGATGGATATGCGAGGCTACTCAGACGATGGACAAGATCTTTATGTAAGAATGCCAGCTTCTGAATTAA AGGATAACAGAAAATTCAGAGTAAAGAAGCACCTGTGGATCATACTAGTTCCAGTGCCTGCAGTGCTAACACTAATGATAGGCAGTTTCCTGTGGTATGCATACAAGGCAAAAAGGCTTAAGAGAGCAG AAAAAGTCAGACCTCAAGAGAAGGAAGACCTAGATTTACCTTCATTTAGCTTCATGCAAATTGCAAATGCCACTGCTAATTTCTCCAACAACAATCAGCTTGGCAAAGGTGGATTTGGGACTGTATACAAG GGGATCTTAGAAGAGGGACAGGAAATAGGTGTGAAGAGGCTGTCGGAGGATTCAGGACAAGGGGTAGACGAATTCATGAATGAAGTTTCATGCATTGCTAAACTTCAACATAAGAATCTTGTGAAGCTTCTTGGGTGCTGCATTGAGCAAGGGGAGAGGCTATTAATCTATGAGTATTTGCCTAACAAAAGTTTGGATGTTTATATTTTCG ATGAAAAAATGTGCCAATCATTAAACTGGCAGAAGCGGTACAATATTATAATTGGTATTGCAAGGGGACTACTCTATCTTCACCAGGATTCCAGACTAAAAATCATCCATAGAGATCTCAAAGCCAGTAATATTTTATTGGATCATGAGATGAACCCTAAAATATCAGACTTCGGCTTGGCTAAAATTTTTGGAGAGAATGAAACTCAAGCAAGTACAAGAAGAGTGGTTGGGACACA CGGATACATGTCCCCGGAGTATGCCATTGATGGTGTGTTTTCAGTCAAGTCTGATGTCTACAGTTTTGGTATATCAGTTATAGAGATAATAACTGGGAAGAGAAACAGAAGTTTTGATCATCCGGATCACAACCTTAATCTAATTGGACAT GTATGGAAACAATACAATGAGTGTAATCTTTTGGAAGTAGTTGACAGTGTGGTGTTGGAGTCGAGTAATGAACATGAAGTGTTTCGAGTAATTCAAATTGGGCTACTGTGCGTGCAAGAATATCCGGAAGATAGGCCAAACATGTCATCGACAATCATGATGCTGACTAGTGATGATGCATTGCCTATTCCTAAACAGCCTGGGTTTTTCTCGGAGAGAAGAAATCGTCGTAGAATAGGCTCTTCACAAAAAGCATTTACCTTGAACACAATTAGTGTGTCATCTCTTGCACCTAGATAG